Proteins encoded in a region of the Streptomyces akebiae genome:
- a CDS encoding SpoIIE family protein phosphatase — MTTGLHPGETPQDPRPTENRPLPRQEAVLAPPHVENRTRSSVITARAAASFAAVSRSVATARSFVRDTLQGWGFADIVDDAVVLTSELVTNAVVHAGTPADVLCLRADDGVRIEVADRYPEREIPLQGSHINMGSPDREGGRGLQLCAAMATRWGVEYTSTHKQVWFQLDLPDRPVGTRSAGPSLPADLLPLADGRVRVAVVQIDRAGAISAWNEDAEELFGYAPDQVIGKPLTDLAAWPHTPGTSTGVAEALQLSRWEGSYGIRGANGRVTPVYASHLRVRDAAGDPSTVCLLVRDHERAVLQTPIRMQSGDSSGSGEGQATDPFEVFIGSPAPDDLDGLLQRTVERARDMLDGDSAFLLLATDDETELEVRASTGLPSARQRFARVPVEAGPGRYGSARMPAVHDDLTAVPGAVPLLNGTGMRSVVTVPLKVEGRLTGSLGVAAEAQGRYSNEEALRLQFAADRIALAVESARLGELERLRRGSLSFLVEASDLLAGTLDRDQTLALMAQMTIPTLATWCAVYTIADQASDPYLSYVLHEDEDLIDGLKALLSKIRPPDPIPTPGARVWTAPAEAAHQAALRTSMRSLGLGEPATVSSGIGTTLATASAVGGETVVLPLVARNRVIGMLTLGKPTDEHFRQEILELAEDLSRRAALALDNARLYSERVAISQSLQRSLLPPELPEIDGVEVEVIYRAAGEGNEVGGDFYDLFPIRDGAYGFAIGDVCGTGPEAAAVTGLARHALRLLAREGYAGPAVLERLNSAIIDEGARSRFLTLLYGELWPQEDGSAVLKVVCAGHPLPLRLRQDGTVEPAAEPQALLGVMEDLELYEQTVTLDPGDVLLCVTDGVTERREGTRMLGDDGLTEVLTTCTGLTAGAVAARVMRAVERFASDAPSDDMAILAMRVPGLQQD, encoded by the coding sequence ATGACCACCGGACTGCATCCCGGGGAGACCCCCCAGGACCCCAGGCCGACGGAGAACAGGCCCCTGCCCCGGCAGGAGGCCGTCCTCGCACCCCCGCACGTAGAGAACCGGACAAGGAGTTCTGTGATCACCGCGCGCGCGGCCGCCAGCTTCGCTGCCGTCTCACGATCCGTCGCGACCGCCCGCTCGTTCGTCCGCGACACCCTCCAGGGCTGGGGCTTCGCCGACATCGTCGACGACGCGGTGGTCCTCACCAGCGAACTCGTCACCAACGCGGTCGTCCACGCCGGCACCCCCGCCGACGTCCTCTGTCTGCGCGCCGACGACGGCGTACGCATCGAGGTCGCCGACAGATACCCCGAACGTGAGATCCCTCTCCAGGGCAGTCACATCAACATGGGCAGCCCCGACCGCGAAGGCGGCCGCGGCCTCCAGCTGTGCGCGGCGATGGCCACCCGCTGGGGCGTCGAGTACACGTCCACGCACAAGCAGGTCTGGTTCCAACTCGACCTCCCCGACCGCCCGGTGGGCACCCGCTCGGCCGGCCCGTCCCTGCCCGCGGACCTGCTCCCGCTCGCCGACGGCCGGGTCCGTGTCGCGGTCGTCCAGATCGACCGGGCGGGCGCCATCAGCGCCTGGAACGAGGACGCCGAGGAGCTCTTCGGCTATGCCCCCGACCAGGTCATCGGCAAGCCCCTCACCGACCTCGCCGCGTGGCCGCACACCCCCGGCACCAGCACGGGTGTGGCCGAGGCCCTCCAGCTCTCCCGCTGGGAGGGCAGTTACGGCATCCGCGGCGCCAACGGCCGGGTGACGCCGGTCTACGCCTCCCACCTCCGGGTCCGCGACGCGGCCGGCGACCCCTCCACGGTCTGCCTTCTCGTACGGGACCACGAGCGCGCCGTCCTCCAGACCCCGATCCGCATGCAGTCCGGCGACAGCTCCGGTTCCGGCGAGGGCCAGGCCACGGACCCCTTCGAGGTCTTCATCGGCTCCCCCGCCCCGGACGACCTCGACGGCCTCCTCCAGCGCACGGTCGAACGCGCCCGCGACATGCTCGACGGCGACTCCGCCTTCCTGCTGCTGGCCACCGACGACGAGACGGAGCTGGAGGTACGGGCCTCCACGGGCCTCCCCTCGGCCCGCCAGCGCTTCGCCCGCGTCCCCGTGGAGGCCGGCCCCGGCCGGTATGGCTCGGCCCGTATGCCGGCCGTCCACGACGACCTCACGGCCGTCCCCGGCGCCGTCCCCCTCCTCAACGGCACGGGCATGCGCTCGGTCGTCACGGTCCCCCTCAAGGTCGAAGGCCGCCTCACCGGCTCCCTGGGCGTCGCCGCCGAGGCCCAGGGCCGGTACTCCAACGAGGAGGCCCTGCGCCTGCAGTTCGCGGCCGACCGCATCGCCCTGGCCGTCGAGTCGGCCCGCCTCGGCGAGCTGGAGCGCCTGCGCCGCGGTTCGCTGAGCTTCCTGGTGGAGGCCTCCGACCTCCTCGCGGGCACCCTGGACCGCGACCAGACCCTGGCCCTCATGGCCCAGATGACCATCCCGACCCTCGCGACGTGGTGCGCGGTCTACACGATCGCCGACCAGGCCTCGGACCCATACCTCAGCTACGTCCTGCACGAGGACGAGGACCTCATCGACGGCCTCAAGGCCCTCCTCTCCAAGATCCGCCCGCCGGATCCCATCCCCACCCCGGGTGCCCGCGTCTGGACGGCTCCCGCCGAGGCCGCTCACCAGGCGGCCCTGCGCACCTCGATGCGCAGCCTGGGCCTCGGCGAGCCCGCCACGGTCAGTTCGGGCATCGGCACCACCCTGGCGACGGCCTCGGCGGTGGGCGGCGAGACCGTCGTCCTCCCGCTGGTGGCCCGCAACCGCGTGATCGGCATGCTGACCCTCGGCAAGCCCACCGACGAGCACTTCCGCCAGGAGATCCTGGAGCTGGCCGAGGACCTCTCCCGCCGGGCCGCCCTCGCCCTGGACAACGCCCGCCTGTACTCGGAGCGCGTGGCCATCAGCCAGTCCCTCCAGCGCAGCCTCCTGCCGCCCGAGCTCCCGGAGATCGACGGCGTCGAGGTCGAGGTCATCTACCGCGCGGCCGGCGAGGGCAACGAGGTCGGCGGCGACTTCTACGACCTCTTCCCCATCCGTGACGGCGCGTACGGCTTCGCCATCGGCGACGTCTGCGGCACTGGCCCGGAGGCCGCCGCGGTCACCGGCCTCGCCCGCCACGCCCTGCGCCTGCTCGCCCGCGAGGGCTACGCCGGCCCGGCGGTTCTGGAGCGTCTCAACTCCGCGATCATCGACGAGGGGGCCCGCAGCCGCTTCCTGACGCTCCTGTACGGCGAGTTGTGGCCCCAGGAGGACGGCAGCGCGGTCCTGAAGGTCGTCTGCGCAGGCCACCCGCTCCCGCTGCGCCTGCGCCAGGACGGCACGGTTGAGCCGGCCGCCGAACCGCAGGCCCTGCTCGGTGTGATGGAGGACCTGGAGCTGTACGAGCAGACGGTCACCCTCGACCCCGGGGACGTCCTCCTCTGTGTCACGGACGGCGTCACCGAACGCCGCGAAGGCACCCGCATGTTGGGCGACGACGGCCTCACCGAGGTCCTCACCACGTGCACGGGCCTCACGGCCGGAGCGGTCGCGGCGCGTGTCATGCGTGCGGTCGAACGCTTCGCCTCCGATGCGCCCTCCGACGACATGGCCATTCTGGCGATGCGCGTCCCGGGCCTCCAGCAGGACTGA
- a CDS encoding DegT/DnrJ/EryC1/StrS family aminotransferase, whose amino-acid sequence MLRAAGVGAGDEVVVPAFGNPEVAQAVSLAGAVPVFADIDPMTYCLDGAAVQAAVTSRTVAVVVVHRFGRSADIAALRQVGQRHGLLVLEQGESETPYSELGERRRRAAYLSAKLKGVRTPEGCDGHTFQQYVVRVPGNGRPDRDAFARAVRAKGVVCSVPVKTPVHRMPGFRRDVCLPETERAADETLALHIGGEMSRRQLQRLVSACNALGGLLQPAF is encoded by the coding sequence ATGCTCAGGGCCGCGGGTGTCGGCGCAGGTGACGAGGTCGTCGTGCCGGCGTTCGGGAACCCGGAGGTCGCTCAGGCGGTGAGCCTGGCCGGGGCCGTGCCGGTGTTCGCCGATATAGATCCGATGACGTACTGCCTGGATGGCGCGGCTGTCCAGGCCGCGGTGACGTCGCGGACGGTGGCCGTCGTCGTCGTACACCGCTTCGGGCGGTCCGCCGACATCGCGGCGCTTCGTCAAGTCGGTCAGCGGCACGGTCTGTTGGTGCTGGAGCAGGGCGAGTCGGAGACGCCGTACAGCGAACTCGGGGAGCGTCGGCGGCGGGCCGCGTATCTCAGTGCCAAGCTCAAGGGCGTACGGACTCCCGAGGGATGTGACGGGCACACCTTCCAGCAGTACGTCGTGCGGGTGCCGGGGAACGGGCGACCGGACCGGGACGCCTTCGCCCGCGCCGTACGGGCCAAGGGAGTCGTGTGCAGCGTGCCGGTGAAGACGCCGGTGCACCGGATGCCCGGGTTCCGGCGTGACGTCTGTCTTCCGGAGACCGAGCGGGCCGCCGACGAGACACTGGCCCTGCACATCGGCGGTGAGATGTCCCGGCGGCAGCTCCAGCGGCTGGTCTCGGCCTGCAATGCGCTCGGTGGGCTGTTGCAACCGGCTTTCTAG
- a CDS encoding ribonuclease J, with the protein MSHPHPELGPPPPLPEGGLRVTPLGGLGEIGRNMTVFEYGGRLLIVDCGVLFPEEEQPGIDLILPDFSSVRDRLDDIEGIVLTHGHEDHIGAVPYLLREKPDIPLIGSKLTLALIEAKLQEHRIRPYTLEVVEGNRERIGPFDCEFVAVNHSIPDALAVAIRTPAGMVVHTGDFKMDQLPLDNRLTDLHAFARLSEEGIDLLLSDSTNAEVPGFVPPERDISSVLRQVFAGARKRIIVASFASHIHRIQQILDAAHEYGRRVAFVGRSMVRNMGIARDLGYLRVPPGLVVDVKTLDDLPDHEIVLVCTGSQGEPMAALSRMANRDHQIRIVQGDTVILASSLIPGNENAVYRVINGLTRWGANVIHKGNAKVHVSGHASAGELLYFYNICRPKNLMPVHGEWRHLRANAELGALTGVPHDRIVIAEDGVVVDLIEGKAKIAGKVQAGYVYVDGLSVGDVGEPALKDRKILGDEGIISVFVVVDSSTGKITGGPHIQARGSGIEDSAFSAVAPKITEVLERSAQDGVVEPHQLQQLIRRTLGKWVSDTYRRRPMILPVVVEV; encoded by the coding sequence TTGAGTCATCCGCATCCTGAACTCGGCCCGCCGCCGCCGCTCCCCGAAGGTGGCCTCCGGGTCACTCCCTTGGGTGGCCTCGGCGAGATCGGCCGGAACATGACCGTCTTCGAGTACGGCGGCCGACTGCTGATCGTCGACTGCGGGGTGCTCTTCCCCGAGGAGGAGCAGCCCGGAATCGACCTGATCCTGCCGGACTTCTCGTCCGTCAGGGACCGCCTCGACGACATCGAGGGCATCGTCCTCACGCACGGCCACGAGGACCACATCGGCGCGGTCCCGTATCTGCTGCGCGAGAAGCCCGACATCCCGCTGATCGGCTCCAAGCTGACCCTCGCCCTGATCGAGGCCAAGCTCCAGGAGCACCGCATCCGCCCGTACACCCTTGAGGTGGTCGAGGGGAACCGCGAGCGCATCGGCCCGTTCGACTGCGAGTTCGTCGCGGTCAACCACTCCATCCCGGACGCCCTCGCCGTGGCCATCCGAACCCCCGCGGGCATGGTGGTCCACACGGGTGACTTCAAGATGGACCAGCTCCCGCTGGACAACCGCCTCACCGACCTGCACGCGTTCGCACGACTGAGCGAAGAGGGCATCGATCTTCTTCTCTCCGACTCCACGAACGCAGAGGTTCCGGGGTTCGTTCCCCCTGAGCGTGACATCTCCAGCGTTCTGCGTCAGGTTTTCGCGGGCGCCCGGAAACGGATCATCGTGGCCAGCTTCGCCAGCCACATCCACCGCATCCAGCAGATCCTCGACGCCGCCCACGAGTACGGCCGCCGGGTCGCCTTCGTCGGCCGTTCGATGGTCCGGAACATGGGCATCGCCAGGGACCTGGGCTACCTGAGGGTTCCGCCGGGCCTGGTGGTGGACGTCAAGACCCTCGACGACCTCCCGGACCACGAGATCGTCCTCGTCTGCACCGGATCACAGGGCGAGCCGATGGCGGCCCTGTCCCGCATGGCCAACCGGGACCACCAGATCCGCATCGTCCAGGGCGACACGGTGATCCTGGCCTCGTCGCTGATCCCGGGCAACGAGAACGCGGTCTACCGCGTCATCAACGGCCTGACCCGCTGGGGCGCCAACGTCATCCACAAGGGCAACGCCAAGGTCCACGTCTCCGGACACGCCTCGGCCGGTGAGCTGCTGTACTTCTACAACATCTGCCGCCCGAAGAACCTGATGCCGGTGCACGGCGAATGGCGCCACCTGCGGGCCAACGCGGAACTGGGCGCCCTGACCGGCGTACCGCACGACCGCATCGTCATCGCCGAGGACGGCGTGGTCGTCGACCTCATCGAGGGCAAGGCCAAGATCGCGGGCAAGGTCCAGGCCGGTTATGTGTACGTCGACGGCCTCTCGGTCGGTGACGTCGGTGAGCCGGCGCTCAAGGACCGCAAGATCCTGGGAGACGAGGGCATCATCTCCGTCTTCGTCGTCGTGGACTCCTCCACCGGCAAGATCACCGGAGGTCCGCACATCCAGGCCAGGGGCTCCGGCATCGAGGACTCCGCCTTCAGCGCGGTCGCCCCGAAGATCACCGAAGTTCTGGAGCGTTCGGCACAGGACGGGGTCGTCGAGCCTCACCAGCTGCAACAACTCATCCGCCGCACCCTCGGCAAGTGGGTCTCGGACACCTACCGGCGTCGGCCGATGATCCTGCCTGTGGTGGTTGAGGTCTGA
- the dapA gene encoding 4-hydroxy-tetrahydrodipicolinate synthase: MAPTSTPQTPFGRVLTAMVTPFTADGALDLDGAQRLATHLVDAGNDGLVINGTTGESPTTSDAEKSDLVRAVLEAVGDRAHIIAGVGTNDTHHSTELARAAEKVGAHGLLVVTPYYNKPPQEGLYRHFKAIADAADLPVMLYDIPGRSGVPIDTETIVRLAEHPRIVANKDAKGDLGRASWAIARSGLAWYSGDDMLNLPLLSVGAVGFVSVVGHVVTPELRALVEAYVSGDVQKATEIHQKLLPVFTGMFRTQGVMTTKAALALQGLPAGPLRAPMVELSPEETAQLKIDLGAGGVQL; encoded by the coding sequence ATGGCTCCGACCTCGACTCCGCAGACCCCCTTCGGGCGGGTCCTCACCGCCATGGTCACGCCCTTCACGGCGGACGGCGCACTCGACCTAGACGGCGCGCAGCGGCTCGCCACCCACCTGGTGGACGCAGGCAACGACGGCCTGGTCATCAACGGCACCACCGGCGAGTCCCCCACCACCAGTGACGCGGAGAAATCGGACCTGGTACGAGCCGTCCTCGAAGCCGTCGGAGACCGCGCGCACATCATCGCCGGCGTCGGCACGAACGACACCCACCACAGCACCGAGCTGGCCCGCGCCGCCGAGAAGGTCGGAGCCCACGGCCTCCTCGTCGTCACGCCGTACTACAACAAGCCCCCGCAGGAAGGCCTGTACCGCCACTTCAAGGCGATCGCCGACGCGGCCGACCTGCCGGTCATGCTCTACGACATCCCGGGCCGCAGCGGTGTCCCGATCGACACCGAGACGATCGTCCGGCTCGCCGAGCACCCGCGCATCGTCGCCAACAAGGACGCCAAGGGTGACCTCGGCCGGGCCAGCTGGGCTATCGCCCGCTCCGGCCTCGCCTGGTACTCCGGCGACGACATGCTCAACCTCCCGCTGCTCTCCGTGGGCGCTGTCGGCTTCGTCTCGGTCGTCGGCCACGTCGTCACCCCCGAGCTGCGCGCCCTCGTCGAGGCGTACGTCTCCGGTGACGTCCAGAAGGCCACCGAGATCCACCAGAAGCTGCTCCCGGTCTTCACCGGCATGTTCCGCACCCAGGGCGTGATGACCACCAAGGCGGCGCTCGCCCTCCAGGGCCTGCCCGCGGGACCGCTGCGCGCTCCCATGGTGGAACTTTCGCCCGAGGAGACGGCCCAGCTCAAGATCGATCTTGGTGCCGGCGGGGTACAGCTCTGA
- the thyX gene encoding FAD-dependent thymidylate synthase: MTDTPVDDLKPSFRSDVTVELVKHSAADSDVLWAARVSTAGEQSLEELQKDPERSKGLINYLMRDRHGSPFEHNSMTFFISAPIFVFREFMRHRVGWSYNEESGRYRELQPVFYVPDEARKLVQEGRPGKYVFVEGTQAQQELVGRVMEDSYVHAYEAYQEMLAAGVAREVARSVLPVGLFSSMYATCNARSLMHFLGLRTQHELAKVPSFPQREIEMVGERMETEWARLMPLTHAAFNANGRVAP, from the coding sequence GTGACCGACACTCCCGTCGACGACCTCAAGCCCAGCTTCCGCAGCGATGTGACCGTCGAGTTGGTGAAGCACAGCGCCGCCGACTCGGACGTGCTGTGGGCCGCCCGCGTCTCCACCGCCGGCGAGCAGTCCCTGGAGGAGCTGCAGAAGGACCCCGAGCGTTCCAAGGGCCTCATCAACTACCTCATGCGGGACCGGCACGGCAGCCCCTTCGAGCACAACTCGATGACCTTCTTCATCAGCGCCCCGATCTTCGTCTTCCGCGAGTTCATGCGCCACCGGGTGGGTTGGTCCTACAACGAGGAGTCCGGCAGGTACCGGGAGCTCCAGCCCGTCTTCTACGTCCCCGACGAGGCCCGCAAGCTCGTCCAGGAGGGGCGCCCCGGCAAGTACGTCTTCGTGGAGGGCACCCAGGCGCAGCAGGAGCTGGTCGGGCGGGTCATGGAGGACTCGTACGTCCACGCCTACGAGGCGTACCAGGAGATGCTGGCCGCCGGCGTCGCGCGCGAGGTCGCCCGCTCGGTCCTCCCGGTCGGACTCTTCTCGTCGATGTACGCCACCTGCAACGCCCGCTCGCTGATGCACTTCCTCGGTCTGCGCACCCAGCACGAGCTGGCCAAGGTCCCGTCCTTCCCGCAGCGGGAGATCGAGATGGTGGGCGAGCGGATGGAGACCGAGTGGGCGAGGCTCATGCCGCTCACGCACGCCGCGTTCAATGCGAACGGCCGCGTCGCGCCGTAG
- a CDS encoding tetratricopeptide repeat protein, producing the protein MRAKITYAVTAAVLVVYFVLVGSRGILLIETGTPVTIAFGVAVLVLPGIGLWFLWKNTQFVRRANQLAAELDAEGGLPVDELKRTPSGRIDRDSADEVFAQRKAETEDAPDDWRTWFRLAVAYHDARDTPRARKAMQRAIALHDGRPAPAA; encoded by the coding sequence ATGCGCGCGAAGATCACCTACGCCGTCACGGCAGCCGTCCTGGTCGTCTACTTCGTCCTGGTCGGCAGCCGCGGGATCCTCCTCATAGAGACCGGCACACCGGTCACCATCGCCTTCGGCGTCGCCGTGCTCGTCCTGCCGGGAATCGGCCTGTGGTTCCTCTGGAAGAACACCCAGTTCGTCCGCAGGGCCAATCAGCTCGCCGCCGAACTCGACGCCGAAGGGGGCCTCCCTGTCGACGAGTTGAAGCGGACACCGAGCGGCCGCATCGACCGCGACTCGGCCGACGAGGTCTTCGCCCAGCGCAAGGCGGAGACCGAGGACGCCCCCGACGACTGGCGTACCTGGTTCCGTCTGGCCGTCGCCTACCACGACGCCCGCGACACACCCAGGGCCCGCAAGGCCATGCAGCGCGCCATCGCCCTCCACGACGGCAGGCCGGCGCCCGCCGCCTGA
- the dapB gene encoding 4-hydroxy-tetrahydrodipicolinate reductase: protein MSKLRVAVLGARGRIGSEAVRAVEAAEDMELVAALSRGDKLETLAETGAQVVVELTTPASVMDNLDYCVRHGIHAVVGTTGWTDERLAQLKGWLDGSPETGVLIAPNFSIGAVLTMKFAQIAAPYFESVEVVELHHPNKVDAPSGTATRTAQLIAEARRAAGTAPAPDATTTALEGARGADVDGVPVHAVRLRGLLAHQEVLLGGEGETLTVRHDSLHHSSFMPGILLGARRVVTTPGLTFGLEHFLDLG from the coding sequence ATGAGCAAGCTGCGCGTGGCGGTCCTCGGTGCCCGGGGCCGCATCGGCTCCGAGGCCGTACGGGCCGTCGAGGCCGCCGAGGACATGGAGCTGGTCGCCGCCCTGAGCCGGGGCGACAAACTGGAGACGCTGGCGGAGACCGGTGCCCAGGTGGTTGTCGAACTGACCACCCCCGCCTCGGTCATGGACAACCTCGACTACTGCGTACGCCACGGCATCCACGCGGTCGTCGGCACCACGGGCTGGACCGACGAGCGCCTCGCGCAGCTGAAGGGCTGGCTGGACGGGTCCCCGGAGACCGGCGTACTCATCGCGCCCAACTTCTCCATCGGGGCCGTCCTGACGATGAAGTTCGCGCAGATCGCGGCGCCTTACTTCGAGTCCGTCGAGGTCGTCGAGCTGCACCACCCGAACAAGGTCGACGCCCCCAGCGGCACCGCCACCCGCACCGCCCAGCTCATCGCCGAGGCCCGCCGCGCGGCCGGTACCGCCCCGGCGCCGGACGCCACCACCACGGCCCTGGAGGGCGCGCGGGGCGCCGACGTCGACGGCGTCCCCGTCCACGCCGTCCGCCTCCGGGGCCTCCTCGCCCACCAGGAGGTCCTGCTCGGCGGTGAGGGCGAGACCCTGACGGTCCGTCATGACTCCCTTCACCACAGCAGCTTCATGCCGGGCATCCTGCTCGGCGCCCGCCGCGTGGTGACCACCCCGGGCCTCACCTTCGGCCTCGAACACTTCCTCGACCTGGGCTGA
- a CDS encoding M16 family metallopeptidase — MTSRSSKATARTSTEARAVARTQTLIKGMNGIGTVRKTTLPGGLRIVTETLPSVRSATFGIWAHVGSRDETPALNGATHYLEHLLFKGTARRSALDISSAIDAVGGEMNAFTAKEYTCYYARVLDSDLPLAIDTVCDMLTGSLIREEDVDVERGAILEEIAMTEDDPGDCVHDLFAHTMFGDTPLGRPVLGTVDTVNALSADRIRRFYKKHYDPTHLVVACAGNIDHNKVVRQVRAAFESAGALTRVDATPIAPREGTRSLRTAGRVELIGRKTEQAHVVLGMPGLARTDERRWALGVLNTALGGGMSSRLFQEVREKRGLAYSVYSYTSGFADCGLFGVYAGCRPSQVHDVLKICRDELDQVAEHGLPDDEIERAIGQLRGSTVLGLEDSGSIMNRIGKSELCWGEQMSVDEMLTRIAMVTPDEIRAVAREILGRRPSLSVIGPLKDKQASRLHEAVA, encoded by the coding sequence GTGACGTCCCGTAGCTCCAAGGCGACGGCCCGCACCTCCACGGAGGCGCGGGCCGTCGCCCGTACCCAAACCCTGATCAAGGGCATGAACGGCATCGGTACGGTCCGCAAGACCACCCTCCCGGGCGGCCTGCGCATCGTCACCGAGACCCTGCCGTCCGTGCGCTCCGCGACCTTCGGGATCTGGGCGCACGTCGGCTCCCGCGACGAGACGCCCGCGCTGAACGGCGCCACGCACTACCTGGAGCACCTGCTCTTCAAGGGCACCGCCCGCCGTAGCGCGCTCGACATATCGTCCGCGATCGACGCGGTCGGCGGCGAGATGAACGCGTTCACGGCGAAGGAGTACACGTGCTACTACGCGCGCGTGCTCGACTCCGACCTGCCGCTGGCCATCGACACGGTCTGCGACATGCTCACCGGCTCGCTCATCCGCGAGGAGGACGTCGACGTCGAACGCGGTGCCATCCTCGAGGAGATCGCGATGACCGAGGACGACCCGGGCGACTGCGTGCACGACCTGTTCGCGCACACCATGTTCGGCGACACCCCCCTCGGCCGCCCGGTCCTCGGCACGGTCGACACGGTCAACGCCCTCAGCGCCGACCGCATCCGCCGCTTCTACAAGAAGCACTACGACCCCACCCACCTCGTGGTCGCCTGCGCCGGCAACATCGACCACAACAAGGTCGTACGCCAGGTCCGCGCCGCCTTCGAGAGCGCCGGCGCCCTCACCCGCGTCGACGCCACCCCGATCGCGCCGCGCGAAGGCACCCGGAGCCTGCGCACGGCCGGTCGTGTCGAGCTGATCGGGCGCAAGACCGAGCAGGCGCACGTCGTCCTCGGTATGCCCGGCCTTGCCCGCACCGACGAACGCCGCTGGGCTCTCGGCGTCCTCAACACGGCACTGGGCGGCGGCATGTCCTCCCGCCTCTTCCAGGAGGTCCGGGAGAAGCGCGGCCTCGCCTACAGCGTCTACTCGTACACCTCCGGCTTCGCCGACTGCGGCCTCTTCGGCGTGTACGCCGGCTGCCGCCCGTCCCAGGTCCACGACGTGCTCAAGATCTGCCGCGACGAACTCGACCAGGTCGCCGAGCACGGGCTGCCCGACGACGAGATCGAGCGCGCCATCGGCCAGCTGCGCGGCTCCACGGTCCTCGGCCTCGAGGACAGCGGCTCGATCATGAACCGCATCGGCAAGAGCGAGCTGTGCTGGGGCGAGCAGATGTCCGTCGACGAGATGCTGACCCGGATAGCCATGGTGACCCCGGACGAGATCCGCGCCGTGGCCCGCGAGATCCTGGGCCGGCGCCCCTCCCTGTCGGTGATCGGCCCGCTCAAGGACAAACAGGCGTCCCGTCTGCACGAAGCCGTCGCCTAA